One stretch of Kwoniella newhampshirensis strain CBS 13917 chromosome 5, whole genome shotgun sequence DNA includes these proteins:
- a CDS encoding 40S ribosomal protein eS24, which produces MDPEGPVTLRTTKFISNRLLNRRQFVLTVLHPTRPNVSRSELGEKLAALYKTEKDRVVVFGLKTKFGGGSSTGFGLIYDDEESQKKFEPKHRLVRNGLAEKVVKASRKLRKERKNRSKKVRGVAKSKAGEAAKKK; this is translated from the exons atg GATCCCGAAGGCCCCGTCACCCTCCGAACCACCAAATTCATCTCCAACCGTCTCCTCAACAGACGTCAATTCGTCCTCACCGTCCTCCACCCCACCCGACCCAACGTCTCTCGATCCGAGCTCGGCGAGAAGCTCGCCGCCCTGTACAAGACCGAGAAAGACCgtgtcgtcgtcttcggctTGAAGACCAAGTTCGGTGGTGGTTCTTCAACTGGTTTCGGTTTGATctacgatgatgaggagagtCAGAAGAAGTTTGAGCCCAAGCACAGACTCGTGAGA AACGGTCTCGCCGAGAAGGTCGTCAAGGCTTCCAGGAAGCTCcgaaaggagaggaagaaccgATCAAAGAAG GTTCGAGGAGTTGCTAAGAGCAAGGCTGGTGAGGctgccaagaagaagtaa